The DNA segment ATCGGTGGCAAGGACCAACCGGGAAACATGCAAGATTTCTCGGGTGCTAACTTCTGATAATGAGGCAGCCATTTTTGCCAGAGCATCCGCCTCTCCATTTTcctcccggggtatttgttcgatactccaatccacaaagattGCTGCATGGGTTTTTATGAGCagtaaatatttgagcatcctaTCATCTTTAGCTTCATAAACACCCTTTATCTGTTGAGTGATTAATTGTGAATCAGAATATAAAATAACACGGGAAGGTCCAATCTCTTGAGCAGCTCGGATTCCGGcaaggacagcttcatactcaGCTTCATTGTTAGTTATCCGGGAATCAATTCTTAAAGTCAATTTAATCTTCTCTCCTAGAGGAGATATTATTACAACCCCTACTCCATACCCCGCAAGGCTAGACGCCCCATCCACAAACACCCTCCATACTTCCTCTTCATCGGGCTGTACCATCTCGAACAAAAAGTCTGATAAGGCTTGTGCTTTGATGGCCACCCGGGGTTTGTATTCGATATCATACTCTCTTAATTCCACTGCCCATTTGATCATTCGCCCAGATACTTCAAAATGAGTCATGATCCTGCCTAAAGGACTATTCGTCAGGACAATCATTCGATGTGACAGGAAGTAAGGCCTTAGCTTCCGGGCAGTTATGATCAAGGCCAAAGCAATCTTCTCCACTTCACTGTACCGGAGCTCGGGTCCTCTCAgagcatggctgacataataAACAGGCTTTTGATCGGAGCCCTCTTCTTTTATTAGAACCgagctgacagcatactctgtggtggatagataaacaaataatttctccCCGGGCTCTGACACAGGGAGCTCTGCAAGATGGATCTTCAAGTCTtggaaggcctgttcacatttaTCATCCCATCCAAATTGCTGGGCCTTCCTCAAGACTTGAAAGAAAAGATAACTCATGTGtgctgatcgggaaataaatcgagagagggaagcaatcctcccggtCAGCTTCTGTACCTATTTGACAGATCGAGGAGATGGCATGCACAGCACAGATTTGACCTTCTCTTGATTCACCTCAATCCcccgatctgtcactatgaatACAAAGAATTTGCCACTCTTTACGCCAAAAATGCACTTGGCCGGGTTAAGCTTGATTCCGTAATGCACGAGAGTGGCAAATGTTTCTTCTAGATCATCAATAAAACTGACAACCTCCCGGGTCTTGCccaggatatcatccacatagacttccacgTTTCGTCCCAGCTGTTTctcgaagactttgttcatcaGACGCTGGTAAGTAGCCCCTGCATtctttaacccgaaaggcattacaatataacaaaatgtacctcccgaggtgatTAAGCTGGCTTTGTCCtgatcactcttggccagggggatttgatgatatccctggtatgcgtccatgaaactcaACAATTCGAAGCCTGaggtggaatccaccaattgatcaatacggGGCAAAGGATAATTATCCTTGGGACAAgccttattgagatcgcgaaagtccacacacatgcgccacttcCCTGTTGATTTGGGCACTAATACCACATTCGAAAGCCATGTAGGAaattgaatttcccgaatgtgGCCGGCCTTCAGAAGCTCTTTTACTTGCTCATTAATGACTTGGTCCTTTTCAGGAccaaagtgtctctttttcTGCTTTATCGGGTGAGATCTCGGGAGAATATTTAGTTGGTGCTCCGATATCAGGGGAGAGATCCCCGTCAACTCCTGTTGGGACcaggaaaacacaagaatattAGCTTTTAAACAGTTAAGCAAACTAACCCGGGTGGATGCACTGAGGTCCCGAGCCACCCGGATTTGCTGGCCTGGTCCGACTTCTACCATCTCCTGCTCCTCCTCTGCGACAAAATGCACCTCTCCTTTCTTCACCGTTTTTCCTCTTACTTCCTCCACTCTAGCTTTCTTCCCCTCCCTCCTGGATTTGCTCTGATCCGCCCGGACTGCTTCCACATAGCATTTCAGGGAAGAAGGCTGGTCTCCTCGGACTTCTCCTACCCGAGCTCCCACAAGAAACTTTATCTTTTGATGGTAGGTAGATGCCACGGCCCTCAACTCATTCATGGTCGGCCTCCCTAGTATGATGTTATAAGATGATGGGGAGTCCACCACAGTGAAAGAAGTCATCACTGTTTTCTTGAGATTCTGGGAGCCCAGAGTTAGTGGCAAGACAATCTCCCCTTCTGAATAAaccacatggccagcaaagCCAAAGAGGGCAGTTTTCACGGCTTCCAAATGATAATCCTGCAAGTCCATCTGCACAAAGGCATctttaaaaatcacatttaCAGAGCTACCTgagtcaacaaagactctcagaatgtcataattTGCCACCCGGGCTTGGATAACCAGGGAATCATTGTGGGGTAGATTCACCCCCTTCAAATCCTCTGGACCAAAACTGATAACCGCCTCGCTCCTCCTCATTCCCTCTACCTCCATACATTCCCTcctactcctcgacttcctCGCTCGATTGGAGTCTCCGTCAGtagagcctcctgatatcatcTTTATCAACCCCGTAGCAGGGGGtgaattctttttcttttcaagcTCGGGCTCTCTCTTCCTCCCGGGCTCACCTCTCGGTAAATTCCTCATATCTCTTCCCCTTGCACTGGACCCTGGTTGTTAAAatgtccatggcaatctcggcCTCTTACTGGCTTGACTTTGTTCCGGGGCGGAAGGGGAGGAATAGTTTCCCTTCAATGTTTTGCAGTCTtcggtgttgtgataacacaccttatggagggtacaaaatcctcttttctcaggCCGAGGTAACTGATGATCCGGGACCAGATCCCTACTGCACTCCTGGATTTCTCTGTCTCGGGCAATCTTAAGAGGCACATGGTgagagaagtgtcctggattattcCTTCTCTGTCCTTTTTCCTCGGGCCTAGCTACCCGGTCTCCTCTTTCCTTCCTTACGGCttccctcttctgcttctgggcttcctccatgttgatgtatttttctgcccgggataataaATCCTCGAAATCCCCTggcacttttttggtcaacgacttgaaaaattcaccctccctcaagccttgtgtgaatgccgtagtctttgtttcagtagcgcaagtaggtacatccaaagccactctattaaatcttttgatataagCCCTCAAAATTTCATCCGGGCTCTGCTTAACTTCGAAAAGactaaaagcagtcttcttgtatttcttgctaCTACTGAAGTGGTCTAGGAACCCGAGAATTTtcttggttagttcttcgagtatgagccatatcaacgccttaatctcaagtttcccacagacggcgccaatgatgtgatctcgttgaaatggatgagccgggtaaggagctccaacgggtcaaatcaataatttataatgtttggggaatttgagtgaaagaATGGCTATAACAATCACCTGCTAACaagaaaggaactcgtgaatgggcgtcggaggaatgtccggcgtagccactccgatgcttaagtcagcaggttgaagatgaacacaagcaatatttgggagaaaatatgtataatgcttaagagttcaaagatttcagaatcagtAAATGAGAaggatacctgctatttatagtagaaaatgaggtaagtacctcgattccagtgctacctactaagtatggcaagtcggtTGCTCATACCctagcttctgatgacttctaggacactccaaacccaagttgttctgacagattagacgtcctgtatcaatcatactcgagtgtggttcaattctcgaggtggccgAGAGCCCGGGCTATGATGACTGCCCGGGAAGAGAAAAAGTGCTTGGGTGCTTGCGTGagagaccgggctgttcgaagaatatttgagaaatatgtagtgctcgggctcttgatagtgtccgggtcatcagcgacccggatccttatgggggtatcacttAAGGTTGCTTTACAAAATTTGCATTCCTTGCTTCATCTGTCTTCTATGGAGTCCATCGTTAGATTTATTTTCACttttttcatataaataaatattttaaaaatattaattttccatTAGACTTTTCAAAGTATCAATATATCGCATGCAGAGCAATAAAGTATTCCcactttcatataaaaaaattatgaataaattGACATCAAATTATTTGATCAGGACTTGTAAAATACTAGcatttgacaaaaaaataatgGGGTTTGAGCGGGGATTAGTAGGGGTTTTTTCGTTATCACTTGGATTGAACTCAGACTtcgtttatataaaaaaaatttgatgccACTACACGAGTGATATAACGGCGGAGTCAGGATCAAGACAAGAGAGGAAAGCAATACGATCGAGTAAAATCATGAGCAACTACTATATACACGTCCTGCAATCAATACtttttttgcaaaattttattgcaaaaatATGTACttcttaaatatcatatttacaTGTAAAAGTAAACTAGAGTTGACTACAATAGtatatacaattttttaaaaaagaagtaacacttttatgtttacctatattattatatataatacttTAGACAAAATAGTGTCTTGGTGAAgttaaaaaatctaaaaaacttattaaaaaagaaaattttaaattttattttaaaatttttaaacaaaatacgTATAACAAAATCAAATGGACGCACGAATACTAGTATACATAACACATGCTAGGGATGTAAAAAAGAGTTGAAGGTTTTACTTCTCATAATAAATTGattcaaatttatataaatgAGCATATGCTAGAAAAGCCCAAATAATTTCATCAGTCTCGGCCCAAAAGTTATGGGGAAAGGCCCAATTTTATTATCTCGATCAACGAGaacaaatcatatattaaaaGGGTCCGAATTCCGATCcttgaattaaataatatttaaatttaaattttattcaataaattaaataaagggtaaatttcaaaaaaatacctCTGTCAATGTTTCACTTAAAATTCAGTACCTAGCCATAATTTCTTAGAAATCAGTACCTGACAAATTTATACATTTAGTTTTAACTACCCATAAAACAAACTTTACACTTTTaccctttattatttaaataaatatattattttatccacaaaaattatattatttttctccatttaaaatttaattttaacaaaatattgtttctcaattatcataaaataaaagtaaatacttattttgacatacaaagtacatattatggggtttcagatacttgatttcgctctttgaatactccaaacatataagaaaatactatattttcgagcattcaccataaattcagtcattgttggtcttttcatgaaaaatacattaggatgacttattcatgtcatctaatttttgaaaaaacacattttctcactcattgttgaattagaaaaattacttattttgatcgataaaatacctattttcgggttccaaatatttgatttggctatttgaatacttcaaatgtgtaagaaaatacttaagtttcaagtaatattaagtgacttttaatattaagtgacttttaattgtgtcatttgtgaagtaaAAATGCGATATTTAAATTGGTACAGAGAATATCTAATTAGAGTATATAAATNNNNNNNNNNNNNNNNNNNNNNNNNNNNNNNNNNNNNNNNNNNNNNNNNNNNNNNNNNNNNNNNNNNNNNNNNNNNNNNNNNNNNNNNNNNNNNNNNNNNattgcatattttttttgaagttcaaatatggaaaatgctatgagccaagctgaagtttgtatatctgatagtggtacaacgcacactatcttccgagataaaagatatttcttggaactaaaaccaactaaaacaatggtgaatacaatatcaggtccagtagacttgattaaatgatgtggtaaagcacaatttttgttacctaatggtacaaaatttttgatcaatgatgctttgtattcaccacaatcgaaaagaaatttgttgagttttaatgatatatattcacatgggtatgatactcaaacaatgaatgaagggaatgagaaatatatgtgtcttaccacatataaatcaagaaagaaatatgtgattgaaaaactaccaatgctccatactggattgcattatacacatataagtcccattgaatcaaacatggtagttgataattcttcaatattaactaattgNNNNNNNNNNNNNNNNNNNNNNNNNNNNNNNNNNNNNNNNNNNNNNNNNNNNNNNNNNNNNNNNNNNNNNNNNNNNNNNNNNNNNNNNNNNNNNNNNNNNNNNNNNNNNNNNNNNNNNNNNNNNNNNNNNNNNNNNNNNNNNNNNNNNNNNNNNNNNNNNNNNNNNNNNNNNNNNNNNNNNNNNNNNNNNNNNNNNNNNNNNNNNNNNNNNNNNNNNNNNNNNNNNNNNNNNNNNNNNNNNNNNNNNNNNNNNNNNNNNNNNNNNNNNNNNNNNNNNNNNNNNNNNNNNNNNNNNNNNNNNNNNNNNNNNNNNNNNNNNNNNNNNNNNNNNNNNNNNNNNNNNNNNNNNNNNNNNNNNNNNNNNNNNNNNNNNNNNNNNNNNNNNNNNatttatatcggttatgatagtccatcaatcattcgatatcttgaacctcagacaggcgacgtgttcacagcacgttttgctgattgtcattttaatgaggaaatcttcccaatgttagggggagacaagaaacataccgaaaaagaaattacatggtatgtatcatcattgttacatctggatccaagaacacaacaatgtgaaaaagatgtacagcaaattgtgcatttgcaaagaatagaaaatcaaatacaagatgcatttacagatccAAAAAGggtaattaaatcatatatacatgctgtaaatgctcctgctcgaattgaaattccaaagaaacaaattgaacaaagtcatgatgtcgtaaaacgcctgaaacGTGGAAGgtcagtcggttccaaggataaaaatcctcgaaaaagaaaattcatagagaaacacaatgatcacaaaatagagaatgatgttcctgaaaaaacacatgatgattacaaaatagagaatgttgttactgaagaaacacatgatgatgaaaatattctgtcagaaccacaaactgacgagaatcatgaaatctctatcaattatattaatactggaaaaatatggaaccgaaaagatatagaagaaattgatgatatattttcttataatgtggcaatcgacatcataaatgataatgaagatcattaaccaaaatcttttggtgaatgtaaaaatcggcaggattggataaaatggaaagatgccctccaggttgaattggattcgctaaataaacgtaatgtttttggacctatagtccttacacctgaatgtgtaaaacctgttggatacaaatgagtttttattcgaaagcgaaatgagaaaaatgaaatagtaagatataaaattcgacttgttgcacaaggttttttcTCAAAgacctggaattgattatgaagaaacgtattctcccgtgatggatgcaattacgtttcggtatttgattagcttggcagtatctgaaaatttagaaatgcgtattatggatgttgttacagcttacttatatggatcacttgatagtaatatatatatgaaaatccctgaaggatttaaaatacctgaagtacaaagttcaaaacccagagaatgttattctgtgaaattactaagatcattatatgggttgaagcaatccggcagaatgtggtataataggctaagtgatcacttgatgaaaaagggatatgtaaataattcaatatgcccttgtgttttcattaagaaaacaacatccggatgcgtaattattgctgtatatgttgatgatttaaacatcattggaacaaataaggaaattcaagaagttgtgtcatacttgaaagaagaatttgaaatgaaggatcttggaaaaaccaagtattgtctgggtttacaaattgaacaaaaagaatgtggaatatttgttcaccagacaaattatacagaaaagatccttaaacgttttaatatggacaaatcaaatcctttaagtactccaatggttgttagatcattaaacatagaaaaggatccattccgtccatgtgaagatgatgaagatattcttggtccagaagtaccatatctaagtgctatcggtgcccttatgtatcttacaaattgtacaaggcctgatatatcttttgccgtaaatttattggcaagatttagcacatatccaacaaagagacattggaacggaattaaacatatattccgttatctacgaggaacgacagacttgggacttttgtattcaaaagatgctaatccaagtataattggttatgccgatgctggatacttatctgatccacacaaagcacgttctcaaactggatatgtatttactcgtggaggcactgcaatttcttggcgttcacagaaacaaacacttgtaacaacttcatcaaatcatgccgagattattgcactacatgaagcaagccgtgaatgtgtgtggttaaaatcaatgactcaacatatccaaatctcatgcggattatcattcgacgagaagcctgtgatactatatgaagataatgctgcatgtgttgctcaaatgaaagaaggatacataaaaagcgacagaactaaacatattcctcctaagttcttcgcattcaccaaggagcttgagaagaataaatgtattgatgttcgtcacattcaatcaagtgaaaactcatcagatctcttcacaaaggcacttcctacgataatattcagaaagcacatatataatattgggatgcgcaatctacgaaatctgtgaagaattgttcgtgtcaacatgagggggagtttacgtgactgcactctttttcccttactatggtttttatcccaatgagtttttcctagtaaggtttttaacgaggcagtataaaaacacgtaatgaagacaatcattatgatcatcatcacaagggggagtgttcaaaattaatattttaatattgaatatttgaatattgaatgttgaatatttgaatgttgaaaattaggtgttgaatattgaaatttgtgtgtgatgatgaatgtaatgatgtaatttatttttggattatttgtaaaaattttctataaatagatatctcatttgtgaagaaaaatacaattgagttgagagaaaaatattataaatggtgtagtgtgataattttgagagtttgagatttttattttttaccgtaaatttttactttttcacaacagtatATTGGTATttgtatatatgatattattgacTATTTGGGTGACTGTTAACACctgcaaaatttttttttctaaattgaaGTTGAAATCTTGTTTGAGATAAACCATGAGTCAAACATGTCAAACAAGATTGAATGCATTAGTTATGATTTCGATTGAGATTGAATTTTTAGAAAGAAACTTAGTGAAGCGTATTCAATTCTGAGTTTTGATgacttttaatgaatttttcaaataatagacTTTTATGaaattgatagatttttattgaattttacaGAATCTCACAGatttataaacagatttatGTGGACTAATGTAGaattttttgcaagatttttattgacttttgtgaaatttttttttttacagaattttataaattttgtacttaatcataacatattattatttttattaatttctttgaaccaataattaattgacatatctaacatattcagtttgaaacagtttttcaatatttatattaataaataaatttattcagttaaaaattaaatcatttaatactTACACGTGTAAATATGTGGGTTTGTAtgcatgtttgtaaattttttaaaatacatcaattgattaatctgtaaccttgtttttgaattgataatataaaaagaatattatttagcattatgttgatataattttatataaaactatcatagcttacatattaattgaaaatgctaaaaagaatttaaaaaatcatggttgttgtgaggctattcaattattaagaataaagcgatatttttttggataatcttttattattattgaatattacatttatttgtataaatcataaattaaaaatcacaaaatcaattctagaattcaaaatttcctatgatattaaaataaaaaattattaaatgaataatcagctaaaaaaatgaaaaatttgaaaaagaaagatgaaaatatatatagagatatacttcgaaaatttgagagagtGATAGAGATAGATGAAAGGAGAGAAAATAAGAAGAGAGGTGATGTGAAGCGACATAgagataaataaatagcttgtgtatgagttagaaattttaaaaattcatccaAATCTGTGGGTTGAACCAagtacaatttttgacaatttatagttgtaccttaggctttaatgtttgtatgttaattaattccatgaagttattaaaagtctattgaaaatttgaatacctatagacttttatagagtttttaaaagtcaatgttGAATACCACTTGACATTTTAAAACTCTATGAAAGTCTATTTTGAATACCACTAGACTTTTATAGAGTATGTAAAAGTCTTTATTGAATACAtctaaacttttaaaatctacaaaagtcattaaaaaatcaataaatctctTACATTGAATGCACACCTTTTAGTTATGAAATATTGATTGATGATGTTTGTGAgaacaacaaatttttttacgtgtaattatttatttaaatatatacatgtatatgaatgtattttcaaattatgatattatggtaaaaataataaattcgaaaatattaaataatacatggtattcgaattttcaataaatatatgaaattcgAAAATCCAGTACAATATATTaagtaattttgaaatttaagtatatgatatcaatcaaatttggaagaaaatattatatgcaaTGCAGCTTTTGTACAACAAGTAAGTTAATAAATTCAATGCAGTCTAGGTACATCATGAACATGTAAAAGAAAGCAGTCTACATTCAAACACACAATAcaatataaatttcaaaaattgcatATATTTGGGGACCaagttttcaaaatttggtGAGTTAATATATATGGAAGAATTATCTCAAAATTATAGAAGAAATATCAACCGAATTATAGTAAGATTTTTACCTCACCACCTATAAATATCTCACTCCATTCTCAAAAATTACACCTTCAAATTTACTATATATTTCGAAAATCCTCTCCCAAGTACTGCAACATTTTTGAAGATTTTGCAACTGTCCATTTTTCGAGTAATACGTTCAGACCAAGCTTCGGTAAAATCCGTTTTATATCGTTCAGAATACACAATCATATGTTATAaacatcatatttaaaattaatccaaatccaacggttagtgTTTTGTAGCCTTCACAAGAAAACCACTCATATTTTAGGCAAAACAGCATACCTACAGTTTTTCGTCCATAAATTGATCAAAAAGACTTCCAAACCGATCTCcacttttcaaaatttatttgacGTAATTTGAACGTAGTGTGAAAGGTTAAGCCTAATCTAACAGTTCAATAAGTCGACAAGAATCGTGCAAGGTGACTGATTTTCCAATCAAAGTGCTGCTGCGTTTTCGAAGTGCTGTTTGCGTGATTCTTCTGTGGTTTTCGAGCttattttaaaactattaattttgtttataactTTGTTCGTTTTTGAAAGTTTCGGTCGAACATTATTTTTTCCCCATCTCGTGATACGATATTATGTtttgacactgtgaggattcaactGGATATGGGTGGGAATACCATCATACGATAAGTTTATAACACGTACACGGTGTGATTGAATTCGTTATATAGTCTCGTCCCCTTATAGGAGTAAAAATTAGAGActgactgatatcagtaaactaTGGAATGTAGATGAATCTCAGTGCTTATTCCAAGTTATGGTTgctatgcatgatatattatttCGAAGATCATGTGTATTTGGTATGTATGTGCTCGAACAAacccacttgctgagtgacgaccatatcactcatCCCTTACTCTACCATTCTCAGACAACTCAAAAGAGGAAATCGAGGAACACAAACAAGACCAGTTTTGGAGTTGATAATAAGAGAGAGCAAGAAGCTTATTTTAGTTTTCGCttatttaagtttttaattcaagttgtaAACGCTTccgaaaatttttattattttcagagTTTATGTTGTAAAGCCGATTATTTTTATggtatttatgaaataaactggttttgatTTATACTGTACTGCGAGACTTGTTGCTTGGAGATTATGTCATTATTGAACAACGTCGGTGTCGACCAATCTCGGGCTCAAGACTTACaatgaaaatgaagaaaattgaATCTTACTCGAATGCGACTCATTATCATTACTAGTTTGGATCCAATGTGTCCAattaatgaaattgtctttatATCCTCGATTCTAAgcttatttttcatataaataaaaaggGTCCAATTATTTTTTCACACCAGTCCATAATCAAAGATGTATAGCTATATTTCTTAAACAAACATattcgaatttttttatatttattttttaaaataataattctttTTTAACATTCAAACAAAATGTGAAACGGACAAGCACAGCAACATGGATCTTCCGTCAGAAAAATGACAcccattttattaattaataataaaaaatgcaaCAGCTAAAAAAAATCTGATCTAGATAATGGAAGTGCGTCATTCTCACGTGAATTGattcagaaaaaaataaattaaaaatttcggATAAGGATAAAGATTGGGCCATAATGGGCTGAGCCGCAAAGGATTTTTGGACTCGATTCCTTCCAAAAGTGGCATATTTACCGACATCATGGAAGCCAATGTCATTTGTAGGTGTCTTCGTTTTAAATCGAAAAAATCGTAAATTCAAATCGAAAAAATGGAAAactgaattttttaatttggatataaaatttaaactaaagTTTATATGGACTGGTTTTAGATTCTATGTATCAAAATTGAACTGACTGAGAAAGCCAAAATTTaatttagattaataatcttatttatatttatattcagattatgtat comes from the Primulina huaijiensis isolate GDHJ02 chromosome 8, ASM1229523v2, whole genome shotgun sequence genome and includes:
- the LOC140982942 gene encoding uncharacterized protein produces the protein MRNLPRGEPGRKREPELEKKKNSPPATGLIKMISGGSTDGDSNRARKSRSRRECMEVEGMRRSEAVISFGPEDLKGVNLPHNDSLVIQARVANYDILRVFVDSGSSVNVIFKDAFVQMDLQDYHLEAVKTALFGFAGHVVYSEGEIVLPLTLGSQNLKKTVMTSFTVVDSPSSYNIILGRPTMNELRAVASTYHQKIKFLVGARVGEVRGDQPSSLKCYVEAVRADQSKSRREGKKARVEEVRGKTVKKGEVHFVAEEEQEMVEVGPGQQIRVARDLSASTRVSLLNCLKANILVFSWSQQELTGISPLISEHQLNILPRSHPIKQKKRHFGPEKDQVINEQVKELLKAGHIREIQFPTWLSNVVLVPKSTGKWRMCVDFRDLNKACPKDNYPLPRATYQRLMNKVFEKQLGRNVEVYVDDILGKTREVVSFIDDLEETFATLVHYGIKLNPAKCIFGVKSGKFFVFIVTDRGIEVQKLTGRIASLSRFISRSAHMSYLFFQVLRKAQQFGWDDKCEQAFQDLKIHLAELPVSEPGEKLFVYLSTTEYAVSSVLIKEEGSDQKPVYYVSHALRGPELRYSEVEKIALALIITARKLRPYFLSHRMIVLTNSPLGRIMTHFEVSGRMIKWAVELREYDIEYKPRVAIKAQALSDFLFEMVQPDEEEVWRVFVDGASSLAGYGVGVVIISPLGEKIKLTLRIDSRITNNEAEYEAVLAGIRAAQEIGPSRVILYSDSQLITQQIKGVYEAKDDRMLKYLLLIKTHAAIFVDWSIEQIPREENGEADALAKMAASLSEVSTREILHVSRLVLATDEEVLPAPEDSWMTPLIKFITKNELPEDRTRAQKIKRQAPRLVRDVNITQTSSTVRPLP